From the genome of Streptomyces sp. NBC_01116, one region includes:
- the mqnC gene encoding cyclic dehypoxanthinyl futalosine synthase: MTEKADLQPVLDRAAEGGRITPEEALDLYRSAPLHALGAAADGARRRRYAGTEHIATYIIERNINYTNVCVTACKFCAFYAPPKDTAKGWTRDLDDILRRCAETVELGGTQIMFQGGHHPDFGVEYYEEHFSAIKKAYPQLVIHSLGASEIEHMARISKVSAEEAISRIHAAGLDSFAGAGAELLPARPRTAIAPLKESGERWLEIMEIAHGLGVESTSTMLMGTGETNAERIEHLRMIRDVQDRTGGFRAFIPYTYQPENNKLKGQTQATLFEYLRMIAIARLFLDNVAHIQGSWLTTGKEVGQLSLHYGADDLGSIMLEENVVSSAGAKHRSNRLEIIDLIRKADRVPAQRATTYEHLVVHDDPAMDPVDERVVSHISSTAIEGGTAHPELKLLNAN, encoded by the coding sequence GTGACCGAGAAGGCCGACCTTCAGCCCGTCCTCGACCGAGCCGCCGAAGGCGGTCGGATCACCCCGGAGGAGGCGCTCGACCTCTACCGGTCCGCGCCCCTGCACGCGCTGGGCGCCGCCGCCGACGGCGCCCGCCGCCGCCGCTACGCCGGTACGGAGCACATCGCGACGTACATCATCGAGCGGAACATCAACTACACCAACGTGTGCGTGACGGCCTGCAAGTTCTGCGCCTTCTACGCCCCGCCCAAGGACACCGCCAAGGGCTGGACCCGGGACCTCGACGACATCCTGCGCCGCTGCGCGGAGACCGTGGAGCTGGGCGGCACCCAGATCATGTTCCAGGGCGGCCACCACCCGGACTTCGGCGTCGAGTACTACGAGGAGCACTTCTCCGCGATCAAGAAGGCGTACCCGCAGCTGGTCATCCACTCGCTGGGCGCCTCCGAGATCGAGCACATGGCCCGGATCTCGAAGGTCTCCGCCGAGGAGGCCATCAGCCGGATCCACGCCGCCGGGCTCGACTCCTTCGCCGGCGCCGGCGCCGAGCTGCTGCCCGCCCGGCCGCGCACCGCCATCGCCCCGCTCAAGGAGTCCGGCGAGCGGTGGCTGGAGATCATGGAGATCGCGCACGGCCTCGGCGTCGAGTCCACCTCCACCATGCTGATGGGCACCGGCGAGACCAACGCCGAGCGCATCGAGCACCTGAGGATGATCCGGGACGTCCAGGACCGCACGGGCGGCTTCCGCGCCTTCATCCCGTACACCTACCAGCCGGAGAACAACAAGCTGAAGGGCCAGACGCAGGCCACGCTCTTCGAGTACCTGCGGATGATCGCCATCGCCCGGCTCTTCCTGGACAACGTCGCCCACATCCAGGGCTCCTGGCTGACCACCGGCAAGGAGGTCGGCCAGCTGTCGCTGCACTACGGCGCGGACGACCTCGGCTCGATCATGCTGGAGGAGAACGTCGTCTCCTCGGCCGGCGCCAAGCACCGCTCCAACCGGCTGGAGATCATCGACCTGATCCGCAAGGCGGACCGGGTCCCCGCGCAGCGCGCCACGACGTACGAGCACCTCGTCGTGCACGACGACCCGGCGATGGACCCGGTCGACGAGCGCGTGGTCTCGCACATCTCCTCCACCGCGATCGAGGGCGGCACGGCCCACCCGGAGCTGAAGCTCCTCAACGCCAACTGA
- a CDS encoding protein kinase has protein sequence MQPLEAGEPRTIGSYRLLGRLGAGGMGRVYLGRSAGGRTVAVKVVHPHFALDEQFRARFRREVESARRIGAQWTAPVLDADPDAPVPWVATGYVAGPPLSQAITEHGPLPEHAVRTLGAGLAEALAVVHGQGIVHRDVKPSNVLLALDGPRLIDFGIARALGATVSLTSTGVSVGSPGYMAPEQIRGRDVSGAADVFSLGAVLAYAATGAAPFPGDSSAVLLYKVVHEEPELGDLEGELREVVEGCLAKDPAARPAPADLARVLAPGGAAAMVAGGWLPGGLVREVSRSAVALLDLEPQDAPVQSGPVPFSSASLGAFPGTAAPSRSGPFGSPAPGPPEAPYGTSRPQEAPREAPYGTPRPQEAPQDVPQEASQDVPYRTPHPQDDAYGTPHPQDDTYGTPPPPPPTPPRGKPASTVPPPPTHAGTYRQGGDGAHGAHGLPGQRAGDPRLSLTVSAENRRTTGERRGRRVSCTVALAVAGALAVVTFGTGLLDGFLPSGDADRNRGNDAAATPSDSASPPDSGKPTPAESADAGGAQVGELPKTYLGTWKGPVTERTTGQPHGTLTAVFTEGKRGERVVRMSTTISQLGITVTCNSVGTLASGTAKELNIRERTDPDRPSTPGLCTSTEADVVFRLTGDGTLDYRSKERAAGLPYGELTRSGG, from the coding sequence GGCGCGAGGTGGAGTCCGCCCGGCGCATCGGCGCCCAGTGGACCGCGCCCGTCCTGGACGCCGACCCGGACGCCCCGGTGCCCTGGGTGGCCACCGGTTACGTCGCCGGGCCGCCGCTCTCACAGGCGATCACCGAGCACGGCCCGCTGCCCGAGCACGCGGTACGCACCCTGGGCGCGGGGCTCGCCGAGGCCCTCGCCGTCGTCCACGGGCAGGGCATCGTCCACCGCGACGTGAAGCCGTCCAACGTGCTGCTCGCCCTCGACGGGCCCCGCCTCATCGACTTCGGCATCGCACGGGCCCTCGGCGCGACCGTCTCGCTCACCTCCACCGGGGTCTCGGTCGGCTCGCCCGGCTACATGGCGCCCGAGCAGATCCGGGGCCGGGACGTCTCCGGCGCGGCCGACGTCTTCTCGCTGGGCGCGGTCCTCGCGTACGCGGCGACGGGCGCGGCCCCCTTCCCGGGCGACTCCTCCGCCGTACTCCTCTACAAGGTGGTCCACGAGGAACCCGAACTGGGCGACCTGGAGGGCGAACTGCGCGAGGTGGTCGAGGGCTGCCTCGCCAAGGACCCGGCGGCCCGGCCCGCCCCGGCCGATCTCGCCCGGGTGCTCGCTCCCGGCGGGGCGGCGGCGATGGTGGCGGGCGGCTGGCTGCCGGGCGGGCTGGTGCGCGAGGTGAGCCGGTCCGCGGTGGCGCTGCTGGACCTGGAACCGCAGGACGCGCCGGTGCAGTCGGGGCCGGTGCCGTTCAGCAGCGCGTCGCTGGGGGCGTTCCCGGGAACGGCCGCGCCGAGCAGGAGCGGGCCGTTCGGCTCGCCCGCCCCGGGCCCGCCGGAGGCGCCGTACGGGACCTCCCGTCCGCAGGAGGCGCCGCGGGAAGCCCCGTACGGGACACCGCGCCCCCAGGAAGCGCCGCAGGACGTGCCCCAGGAGGCGTCGCAGGACGTGCCGTACCGGACCCCGCACCCGCAGGACGACGCGTACGGGACGCCGCATCCGCAGGACGACACCTACGGGACGCCCCCGCCCCCGCCTCCGACGCCTCCGCGCGGGAAGCCCGCCTCCACCGTGCCCCCGCCCCCCACGCACGCCGGGACCTACCGCCAGGGCGGCGACGGCGCACACGGCGCGCACGGGCTGCCGGGCCAGCGCGCCGGCGACCCCCGCCTCTCCCTGACCGTCAGCGCCGAGAACCGGCGGACCACCGGGGAACGCCGGGGCCGCCGTGTCAGCTGCACGGTCGCCCTGGCCGTGGCGGGCGCGCTCGCGGTCGTCACCTTCGGCACGGGCCTGCTCGACGGCTTCCTCCCGAGCGGCGACGCCGACCGGAACCGGGGCAACGACGCCGCGGCCACCCCGTCGGACTCCGCCTCTCCGCCCGACTCCGGGAAGCCGACGCCCGCCGAGTCCGCCGACGCGGGCGGGGCCCAGGTCGGCGAGCTGCCGAAGACGTACCTGGGCACCTGGAAGGGGCCGGTCACCGAGAGGACCACCGGTCAGCCGCACGGTACGCTCACCGCGGTCTTCACCGAGGGGAAACGCGGCGAGCGGGTCGTCCGGATGAGCACGACGATCTCCCAGCTCGGTATCACCGTCACCTGCAACAGCGTCGGCACCCTCGCCTCCGGCACCGCGAAGGAGCTGAACATCCGCGAGCGGACCGACCCGGACCGCCCCAGCACACCGGGCCTGTGCACCAGCACCGAGGCGGACGTGGTCTTCCGCCTCACCGGCGACGGCACCCTGGACTACCGCTCGAAGGAACGCGCCGCGGGTCTCCCGTACGGCGAGCTCACCCGGTCCGGCGGCTGA